In Miscanthus floridulus cultivar M001 chromosome 5, ASM1932011v1, whole genome shotgun sequence, one genomic interval encodes:
- the LOC136450409 gene encoding protein STICHEL-like 4 isoform X2, whose product MPAPDRAAAGGHLRGHAHLTNCIHLRHHHGHAHGHGGAGAGGASSSGRRRSPASVASASLMRDLLALQRSRSLRDPSTRRSVESSRVAADPDADADTDTEDDVDVDLPAATKSRRSAGALKTLLDQLAENPHPHPKPGRRPPRRFKRRAGRRATAVRKPPDRAAALSVNSSSQEAVCGNRYVFHGGGGDDDGGEELQQHLPHDSRNVCGIPWNWSRLHHRGKSILDMAGRSLSCGLSDSKSVAGRKSEDAAASGGRVNASRPLFPVKSERLASSSSSDSDALPLLVEAATSGGRNHIGAISGSYSGGLGIFSNETSEMDSDLLSECQSGQKSQASQHGRGRHRSLTQKFAPKTFKDVVGQSLVVQAVSNAILRRKIGLVYVFYGPHGTGKTSCARVFAKALNCLSSEHPRPCDSCTSCIAHNLGKSRSLMEIGPVGNIDMDGIVDVLDNVMLSPAPSHYRVFIFDDCDTLPADTWSAISKVVDRAPRRVVFILVSPNLELPHIILSRCQKFFFPKLRESDIVNTLQWICTSESLDVDKDALKLIASCSDGSLRDAEMTLDQLSLLGQRISLSLVQELVGLVSDDKLVDLLDLALSADTVNTVKTLRDITETGVEPLALMSQLATIITDILAGSYAFTRERPRRKFFKRPTLSKEDMEKLRQALKTLSEAEKQLRVSSDKTTWLTAALLQLAPDKQYQLPSSSTSTSLNHGVLVGSFPDRGIGRTSAVEHKGNVAGTSYGERRTVEHTENGHVLSTSSVRANEGTKHRKAENEMIWQAVLESIQSDTLRKMMAKEARLNSVSLGTAPTVQLIFSSRINKSKAENYRAQILQAFESVLRSAIILEIRYESKNDAKASHAASMFPYPENDSSNATLRRSFTKHSPLSSGEGEIIEVGPSHMHWHAQTNNGVVDINERRKENVWEEEASSSPNQESVTNRKGRNGNTQRRQNSIVKGKVSLAHVIGRAEACSQRGGWSRRKAISIAEKLEQENLKLEPKSSLLCWRTSRTRRKLSSIKVRNRKSRTISRLILCGRCISTKSPR is encoded by the exons ATGCCGGCGCCCGACCGTGCCGCGGCGGGGGGCCACCTCCGCGGCCACGCGCACCTCACCAACTGCATCCACCTGCGCCACCACCACGGGCACGCGCACGGTCACgggggagcgggagcgggaggcGCGTCGTCCTCGGGCCGGAGGCGGAGCCCGGCGTCCGTGGCGTCCGCGTCGCTGATGCGCGACCTCCTCGCGCTCCAGCGCTCGCGATCGCTCCGGGACCCGTCCACGCGCCGCTCCGTCGAGTCGTCCAGGGTGGCGGCCGaccccgacgccgacgccgacaccGACACCGAGGATGACGTCGATGTCGATCTCCCCGCCGCCACCAAGTCCCGCCGCAGCGCCGGGGCGCTCAAGACGCTCCTGGACCAGCTCGCCGagaacccccacccccacccgaAACCCGGCCGACGCCCGCCCCGCCGGTTCAAACGCCGGgccggccgccgcgccaccgCTGTCAGAAAGCCTCCGGACCGCGCGGCTGCGCTCTCCGTCAACTCTAGCTCCCAGGAGGCCGTCTGCGGCAACAGATACGTgttccatggcggcggcggcgacgacgatggTGGGGAGGAGCTGCAGCAGCATTTGCCGCACGACTCGCGCAACGTCTGTGGCATTCCATGGAACTGGTCCCGTCTGCACCACCGCGGCAAGTCTATCCTCGACATGGCCGGCCGCAGCCTTTCGTGCGGCCTCTCCGACTCCAAGTCGGTGGCGGGGCGGAAGTCTGAAGATGCCGCCGCCTCAGGTGGCCGCGTCAATGCCTCGCGTCCCCTTTTCCCTGTTAAGTCCGAGAGGCTGGCCTCGTCGAGCAGTTCGGACTCGGACGCGTTGCCCCTGCTTGTTGAGGCTGCCACCTCTGGTGGTCGCAACCACATTGGCGCCATTTCTGGAAGCTACTCTGGTGGGCTTGGGATTTTCTCTAACGAGACCAGCGAGATGGACTCCGACCTGCTGTCTGAGTGTCAGTCAGGGCAGAAGTCACAGGCCTCGCAGCATGGCCGTGGGCGTCACCGTAGTCTGACACAGAAATTCGCACCAAAGACGTTCAAAGACGTTGTTGGCCAGAGCTTGGTGGTGCAGGCTGTGTCCAACGCCATCCTGAGGAGGAAGATTGGGTTGGTGTATGTGTTCTATGGGCCGCACGGCACGGGCAAGACTTCGTGCGCGCGTGTCTTCGCCAAGGCGCTCAATTGCCTCTCCTCTGAGCACCCCAGGCCCTGTGACTCATGCACGTCGTGCATCGCTCACAATCTTGGCAAAAGCAGGAGCTTGATGGAGATTGGGCCTGTTGGCAACATCGACATGGATGGCATTGTGGACGTCCTCGATAATGTGATGCTTTCACCAGCACCATCACACTACAGGGTGTTTATATTTGATGACTGTGATACGCTGCCAGCTGACACTTGGAGTGCTATCTCTAAAGTTGTGGACCGGGCGCCCCGTCGTGTTGTGTTTATCCTTGTCAGTCCAAACCTTGAACTTCCTCATATCATCCTGTCGAGATGCCAGAAGTTCTTTTTCCCAAAGCTGAGGGAGTCCGACATTGTCAATACATTGCAGTGGATTTGCACCAGCGAGAGTCTAGATGTTGATAAAGATGCACTGAAGCTAATTGCATCCTGTTCCGATGGATCTTTGAGAGATGCCGAGATGACTCTTGATCAGCTCAGTTTGTTGGGACAGAGGATTTCCTtgtctcttgtccaagaattg GTTGGTCTGGTGTCTGATGATAAACTAGTTGATTTGCTTGATTTGGCACTATCTGCCGACACGGTGAACACAGTGAAGACACTACGAGACATCACAGAAACTGGTGTTGAGCCTTTAGCACTGATGTCTCAGCTTGCCACAATAATTACTGATATTCTTGCTGGATCCTATGCATTTACTCGAGAAAGGCCCAGGAGAAAGTTCTTCAAACGTCCTACCT TGTCAAAAGAAGATATGGAAAAACTACGCCAGGCCTTGAAAACACTATCTGAAGCTGAAAAGCAGTTGAGGGTTTCTAGTGACAAGACGACCTGGCTTACAGCTGCTCTGCTTCAGCTTGCTCCTGATAAACAGTACCAGTTGCCTAGTTCATCAACTAGTACAAGTTTGAACCATGGTGTGCTGGTTGGCTCCTTTCCTGATAGGGGTATAGGGAGGACCTCTGCAGTTGAGCATAAAGGTAACGTGGCAGGCACGTCTTATGGTGAAAGGAGAACTGTTGAACACACAGAAAATGGTCATGTGTTGTCAACCAGTTCTGTCAGAGCAAATGAGGGAACTAAACACAGAAAAGCAGAAAATGAAATGATCTGGCAAGCTGTGCTTGAGAGTATCCAATCAGATACATTGAGAAAAATGATGGCTAAAGAGGCAAGGCTAAACTCTGTCAGCCTAGGCACAG CACCAACAGTGCAATTAATATTTAGCTCACGTATCAATAAGTCCAAAGCTGAAAACTACAGAGCTCAGATTCTGCAGGCATTTGAGTCTGTTCTTCGTTCTGCTATAATACTTGAAATCCGATATGAATCAAAGAATGATGCAAAAGCAAGTCATGCTGCATCAATGTTTCCTTACCCTGAGAATGACTCCTCCAATGCGACTCTGAGGAGGTCCTTTACTAAACATAGTCCACTATCTTCTGGAG AAGGTGAAATAATTGAAGTTGGACCTTCTCACATGCATTGGCATGCTCAAACAAATAATGGTGTTGTTGACATAAATGAAAGAAGAAAGGAGAATGTATGGGAGGAAGAAGCTTCGTCATCACCAAACCAAGAGAGCGTGACTAATCGAAAAGGAAGAAATGGGAACACACAGCGTCGACAGAACAGCATAGTAAAAGGAAAGGTATCTCTTGCTCATGTTATTGGGAGGGCAGAAGCTTGTTCTCAACGAGGAGGCTGGTCTAGACGAAAAGCTATATCGATTGCCGAAAAGCTAGAGCAAGAGAATTT GAAGTTGGAGCCTAAATCGAGTCTACTTTGTTGGAGAACTTCAAGGACTCGCCGGAAG CTCTCTTCAATTAAGGTCAGGAATCGAAAGTCACGCACCATATCAAGGCTCATATTGTGTGGAAGATGCATTTCGACCAAATCTCCAAGATAG
- the LOC136450410 gene encoding uncharacterized protein: MKAIGNGGEWWWNLPSLRRKSDSRRRGRRNPDPRGRRRGPPREPLSSSSSSESIEQGRGWPIEFPFRQAVTAASLTFTGDTIAQVRSRIVDRRRCCPDSDTKELIPDILLNHDWIRALRMASYGFLLYGPGSYAWYQLLDRCMPKQTFVNLSAKVILNQIVLGPCVIAVIFAWNNLWLGKLSELPSKYQNDALPTLLYGFKFWIPVSIVNFGVIPLPARVAFMSSCSIFWNFYLSTTMSK; the protein is encoded by the exons ATGAAGGCCATAGGGAACGGCGGGGAGTGGTGGTGGAACCTCCCGTCTCTCCGCCGCAAGTCCGActcccgccgccgcggccgccgcaaCCCTGAcccccgcggccgccgccgcggtcCCCCGCGGGAGCCGctctcgtcgtcctcctcctcggagTCCATCGAGCAGGGCCGCGGCTGGCCCATCGAATTCCCCTTCAGGCAGGCTGTCACGGCCGCCTCTCTCACCTTCACCGGCGACACAATCGCGCAAGTCCGCAGCCGCATCGTCGACCGCCGAAGATGCTGTCCCGACTCCGACACCAAG GAACTCATACCAGACATATTGCTGAACCATGATTGGATTCGTGCGCTTCGTATGGCTTCCTATGGATTTCTTCTTTATGGTCCAGGTTCATATGCATGGTATCAGCTCCTTGATCGGTGCATGCCTAAGCAGACGTTTGTAAATTTGTCTGCTAAG GTCATCCTGAACCAGATTGTGCTTGGTCCTTGTGTTATTGCTGTAATTTTTGCTTGGAACAACTTATGGTTGGGGAAACTTTCAGAACTCCCATCCAAATATCAGAATGATGCCCTTCCTACGCTTCTATACG GGTTTAAGTTTTGGATTCCTGTATCGATTGTCAACTTTGG GGTGATTCCTTTGCCTGCCCGTGTTGCCTTTATGTCCTCCTGTTCCATTTTTTGGAACTTTTATCTGTCGACCACAATGAGCAAATGA
- the LOC136450409 gene encoding protein STICHEL-like 4 isoform X1 — MPAPDRAAAGGHLRGHAHLTNCIHLRHHHGHAHGHGGAGAGGASSSGRRRSPASVASASLMRDLLALQRSRSLRDPSTRRSVESSRVAADPDADADTDTEDDVDVDLPAATKSRRSAGALKTLLDQLAENPHPHPKPGRRPPRRFKRRAGRRATAVRKPPDRAAALSVNSSSQEAVCGNRYVFHGGGGDDDGGEELQQHLPHDSRNVCGIPWNWSRLHHRGKSILDMAGRSLSCGLSDSKSVAGRKSEDAAASGGRVNASRPLFPVKSERLASSSSSDSDALPLLVEAATSGGRNHIGAISGSYSGGLGIFSNETSEMDSDLLSECQSGQKSQASQHGRGRHRSLTQKFAPKTFKDVVGQSLVVQAVSNAILRRKIGLVYVFYGPHGTGKTSCARVFAKALNCLSSEHPRPCDSCTSCIAHNLGKSRSLMEIGPVGNIDMDGIVDVLDNVMLSPAPSHYRVFIFDDCDTLPADTWSAISKVVDRAPRRVVFILVSPNLELPHIILSRCQKFFFPKLRESDIVNTLQWICTSESLDVDKDALKLIASCSDGSLRDAEMTLDQLSLLGQRISLSLVQELVGLVSDDKLVDLLDLALSADTVNTVKTLRDITETGVEPLALMSQLATIITDILAGSYAFTRERPRRKFFKRPTLSKEDMEKLRQALKTLSEAEKQLRVSSDKTTWLTAALLQLAPDKQYQLPSSSTSTSLNHGVLVGSFPDRGIGRTSAVEHKGNVAGTSYGERRTVEHTENGHVLSTSSVRANEGTKHRKAENEMIWQAVLESIQSDTLRKMMAKEARLNSVSLGTAPTVQLIFSSRINKSKAENYRAQILQAFESVLRSAIILEIRYESKNDAKASHAASMFPYPENDSSNATLRRSFTKHSPLSSGGENLITRLKKDSVVKGTNSSKIRWMQSDPHILTEGEIIEVGPSHMHWHAQTNNGVVDINERRKENVWEEEASSSPNQESVTNRKGRNGNTQRRQNSIVKGKVSLAHVIGRAEACSQRGGWSRRKAISIAEKLEQENLKLEPKSSLLCWRTSRTRRKLSSIKVRNRKSRTISRLILCGRCISTKSPR; from the exons ATGCCGGCGCCCGACCGTGCCGCGGCGGGGGGCCACCTCCGCGGCCACGCGCACCTCACCAACTGCATCCACCTGCGCCACCACCACGGGCACGCGCACGGTCACgggggagcgggagcgggaggcGCGTCGTCCTCGGGCCGGAGGCGGAGCCCGGCGTCCGTGGCGTCCGCGTCGCTGATGCGCGACCTCCTCGCGCTCCAGCGCTCGCGATCGCTCCGGGACCCGTCCACGCGCCGCTCCGTCGAGTCGTCCAGGGTGGCGGCCGaccccgacgccgacgccgacaccGACACCGAGGATGACGTCGATGTCGATCTCCCCGCCGCCACCAAGTCCCGCCGCAGCGCCGGGGCGCTCAAGACGCTCCTGGACCAGCTCGCCGagaacccccacccccacccgaAACCCGGCCGACGCCCGCCCCGCCGGTTCAAACGCCGGgccggccgccgcgccaccgCTGTCAGAAAGCCTCCGGACCGCGCGGCTGCGCTCTCCGTCAACTCTAGCTCCCAGGAGGCCGTCTGCGGCAACAGATACGTgttccatggcggcggcggcgacgacgatggTGGGGAGGAGCTGCAGCAGCATTTGCCGCACGACTCGCGCAACGTCTGTGGCATTCCATGGAACTGGTCCCGTCTGCACCACCGCGGCAAGTCTATCCTCGACATGGCCGGCCGCAGCCTTTCGTGCGGCCTCTCCGACTCCAAGTCGGTGGCGGGGCGGAAGTCTGAAGATGCCGCCGCCTCAGGTGGCCGCGTCAATGCCTCGCGTCCCCTTTTCCCTGTTAAGTCCGAGAGGCTGGCCTCGTCGAGCAGTTCGGACTCGGACGCGTTGCCCCTGCTTGTTGAGGCTGCCACCTCTGGTGGTCGCAACCACATTGGCGCCATTTCTGGAAGCTACTCTGGTGGGCTTGGGATTTTCTCTAACGAGACCAGCGAGATGGACTCCGACCTGCTGTCTGAGTGTCAGTCAGGGCAGAAGTCACAGGCCTCGCAGCATGGCCGTGGGCGTCACCGTAGTCTGACACAGAAATTCGCACCAAAGACGTTCAAAGACGTTGTTGGCCAGAGCTTGGTGGTGCAGGCTGTGTCCAACGCCATCCTGAGGAGGAAGATTGGGTTGGTGTATGTGTTCTATGGGCCGCACGGCACGGGCAAGACTTCGTGCGCGCGTGTCTTCGCCAAGGCGCTCAATTGCCTCTCCTCTGAGCACCCCAGGCCCTGTGACTCATGCACGTCGTGCATCGCTCACAATCTTGGCAAAAGCAGGAGCTTGATGGAGATTGGGCCTGTTGGCAACATCGACATGGATGGCATTGTGGACGTCCTCGATAATGTGATGCTTTCACCAGCACCATCACACTACAGGGTGTTTATATTTGATGACTGTGATACGCTGCCAGCTGACACTTGGAGTGCTATCTCTAAAGTTGTGGACCGGGCGCCCCGTCGTGTTGTGTTTATCCTTGTCAGTCCAAACCTTGAACTTCCTCATATCATCCTGTCGAGATGCCAGAAGTTCTTTTTCCCAAAGCTGAGGGAGTCCGACATTGTCAATACATTGCAGTGGATTTGCACCAGCGAGAGTCTAGATGTTGATAAAGATGCACTGAAGCTAATTGCATCCTGTTCCGATGGATCTTTGAGAGATGCCGAGATGACTCTTGATCAGCTCAGTTTGTTGGGACAGAGGATTTCCTtgtctcttgtccaagaattg GTTGGTCTGGTGTCTGATGATAAACTAGTTGATTTGCTTGATTTGGCACTATCTGCCGACACGGTGAACACAGTGAAGACACTACGAGACATCACAGAAACTGGTGTTGAGCCTTTAGCACTGATGTCTCAGCTTGCCACAATAATTACTGATATTCTTGCTGGATCCTATGCATTTACTCGAGAAAGGCCCAGGAGAAAGTTCTTCAAACGTCCTACCT TGTCAAAAGAAGATATGGAAAAACTACGCCAGGCCTTGAAAACACTATCTGAAGCTGAAAAGCAGTTGAGGGTTTCTAGTGACAAGACGACCTGGCTTACAGCTGCTCTGCTTCAGCTTGCTCCTGATAAACAGTACCAGTTGCCTAGTTCATCAACTAGTACAAGTTTGAACCATGGTGTGCTGGTTGGCTCCTTTCCTGATAGGGGTATAGGGAGGACCTCTGCAGTTGAGCATAAAGGTAACGTGGCAGGCACGTCTTATGGTGAAAGGAGAACTGTTGAACACACAGAAAATGGTCATGTGTTGTCAACCAGTTCTGTCAGAGCAAATGAGGGAACTAAACACAGAAAAGCAGAAAATGAAATGATCTGGCAAGCTGTGCTTGAGAGTATCCAATCAGATACATTGAGAAAAATGATGGCTAAAGAGGCAAGGCTAAACTCTGTCAGCCTAGGCACAG CACCAACAGTGCAATTAATATTTAGCTCACGTATCAATAAGTCCAAAGCTGAAAACTACAGAGCTCAGATTCTGCAGGCATTTGAGTCTGTTCTTCGTTCTGCTATAATACTTGAAATCCGATATGAATCAAAGAATGATGCAAAAGCAAGTCATGCTGCATCAATGTTTCCTTACCCTGAGAATGACTCCTCCAATGCGACTCTGAGGAGGTCCTTTACTAAACATAGTCCACTATCTTCTGGAGGTGAGAATCTAATTACAAGGCTTAAAAAGGATAGTGTTGTGAAGGGAACTAACTCTAGTAAGATTAGATGGATGCAATCTGATCCCCACATATTAACAGAAGGTGAAATAATTGAAGTTGGACCTTCTCACATGCATTGGCATGCTCAAACAAATAATGGTGTTGTTGACATAAATGAAAGAAGAAAGGAGAATGTATGGGAGGAAGAAGCTTCGTCATCACCAAACCAAGAGAGCGTGACTAATCGAAAAGGAAGAAATGGGAACACACAGCGTCGACAGAACAGCATAGTAAAAGGAAAGGTATCTCTTGCTCATGTTATTGGGAGGGCAGAAGCTTGTTCTCAACGAGGAGGCTGGTCTAGACGAAAAGCTATATCGATTGCCGAAAAGCTAGAGCAAGAGAATTT GAAGTTGGAGCCTAAATCGAGTCTACTTTGTTGGAGAACTTCAAGGACTCGCCGGAAG CTCTCTTCAATTAAGGTCAGGAATCGAAAGTCACGCACCATATCAAGGCTCATATTGTGTGGAAGATGCATTTCGACCAAATCTCCAAGATAG